TCACAAGAACCAATAGGGCTCATTGCCTTTGCACGGGAATGAAGTATGACCCTACAGCAAAAAAGGTAAAAAAGGAAGAGCCTAAGTGGGAATTTGTCAAGGAATCCAAAATATATGAAAAGTGGATTGGCATGAAACAAAAAATCCTTTTGAAAAGAGAGGAAAGCCGTAAAAAAAAAATTCGGATGAGAATGGAGGAAAAATTGAAGGCATCGTAAAGTCGATTACTGGAAAAATTAAGTAATATTGAACCTGTTGAGAATGATCAACAGGTTTTTTTTTATGAACTCTACTCTCAAGGATTACCTTTTTCTACATTTCTTAGTAGTAATATTAGGATTTACTGCGATACTGGGAAGGTTCATTGAAATCAATCCAGTAGCTTTAGTATTCTTTCGTACAGCCATAGCCTCTTCAGCAATTGCTTTGATATTATTTATTAAGAAAGAATCTTTTCGGGTACCAAGTGGTCTACTTGTTAAGCTTTGTTTAGCTGGTGTAATTCTCGCTTTTCATTGGGTCTGTTTTTTCGGTTCAGCAAGGTTGGCGACTATTTCGGTGAGTTTAGTCACTTTCAGTACTACCTCTTTTTTTACGAGTATAGTAGAGCCATTGGGAACTGGAAAAAGGATCAGTCGGAGGGAAGTAATATTAGGCGGCCTAGCCATTTTAGGTATTATCTTAATCTTCAACTTTGAATCTCAATATTACTTAGGAATACTTGTTGGCCTTTTGGGTGCCCTTCTTGTTGCGGTTTATTCAACGTCCAATGTTATTATGACTCATAAATTACCTTCTAGGCTCATAAACTTTTATCAGTTGCTTGCTGCTGCTTTTTGTTTGTTAGTTTGCTATCCATTCTTTTTGGCTTTGGACTGGATCGAGATTGATTCAACCTTTCCTACTTCTGTAGGGTGGATGTGGCTTTTCATCTTAGGTACGATTTGTACAGTGTTTCCACACATTGCGATAGTAACCTTATTAAGAAGGTTCAGTGCCTTTACAGTTAACTTAAGCCTAAATATGGAGCCAATCTACGGAATTGGATTAGCACTATTGTTTTTTGGAGAAACAGAGCATATGTCGGTAGGGTTTTACTTTGGGTCGGCATTAATTCTTTTGAGTGTATGCCTACATGCTTACTGGGATAGACAAAAAAAAGCCCTTAAGGTAGAACCAGAAGGGCTTTCAAAATAATTTTGCTTGAATTTTAGTTTTCAGCTGGAACTTCTACGCCCATTTGCTTCAAAACTAAAGTTGTAATGTTGTCTTGCTCTGGGGCTACTAATACGATAGGAGTTGTTCCTGCACCTGCATCAGAGTTGAAAACGTAAGTATATCCGTTTGCTTTCGCTACTTCGTCAATTGCTTTTTGAATTTTGTCCATTACTGGAGAAAGTAATTGCTGGTATTTAGCTTGCAATGCAGTCTCAGAGTTTTGTTGAAATTCTTGAATTTCATTTTGCTTATTTTGTAAGCTTTTCTCTTTGTCTTGACGAATTACAGCTGATACTGTTCCAGCTTGCATTAATTTTTGAAAATCTTCGTAGTCTTTTTGAAATCCAGCAATTTTCTCTTGTATAAGCTTGTCGTACTGAGCTTTCTCTGTAGATAGCTTAGTTTGTACATCCTTTGAGTCTGGAATTGAGCTAAGAATGAAATCTATGTTAGTGTAGCCAACTTTTACAGTTTGAGCATTGATGCTGAATGTAGAAAGTAAGCCGACTGCAATAAGGGTTACTAATAATTTAATTTTCATTTCGGTAAATATTTGATTTTAATTTGGTACGTATTTATTTTTTTTCAACTAATCCTAGTTCTTCCATTATGTAATCCGTGTAATCATGACGCGGATCGGTGTAAATCATGCTAATGTCTGACGCTTTGTCAAATATAATAGCAAGTTTCTTTTGTCTAGCTACTTTTTCGGCAGCATTGTAAAACTCATCCATGAGAGGCTTTAGGATTTCTTTTTTCTTCAAAAAAAGCTGCCCATTTAAGCCAAATACCTCATTGTTTAAGTTTTTGACTTCGTTCTCTTTTCTTTTTAACTCAGCAATTCTCTTTTGCTTCATTTCTTCAGTTAAAAGAATTTCTTCTTGCTGATATGCGATGTTCATCTTTTCGAGTTCATCGTATTTATCTTTTATGTCCTTCACCCATTGATCCGAATATTTATTCATCGTTTCCATGGCTTCTTTGTATGCTGGCATTTTACTCAAAATGTATTCACTATCTGTGAATCCAAATTTTTGTGCAAAACTTGCTGAGGATATCAGCGACAAAACTATTAAAAAAAATGCTCTTTTCATTTCAGCTCAAGTAATAGAAAAATATTTTTATCTACTGGTATTTTTTCAATTACACTTGTTAGACTCAACATTTTATGAAAAGTCTATGTCGTGTGTTTCATTTAACAACTGCTTAACAGCAATTACCTTATTTGCTGTCCAATACTAAAGGTAAATGATTTTAAACCTTGTGATGGAACACCTGGGATAGGATCAAAACCTTTACCATAATCAAAACCTAATAAACCAAAGGCAGCCATCATAACTCTAACACCAACACCTGCAGATCTTCTCAACTGGAATGGGTTAAAATCTTTATAGCTTCCCCAGCTATTTCCTGCCTCTAAGAATGTAAGTGCATAAATAGTTGCGGATTGATTAAGTGAAATAGGATAACGTAGCTCCATGGTGTATTTATTGTAAATAATACCACCCTGTCTACTATATGATAGGTTTGAGGTTGATTGTCCAATTTCATCAGACCTTTCTGCTAGGGTAGGTTGGTAAACAACTCCTTCGTCGTAACCTCTAAGTCCAATGAGTTCAACTCCAATAGCATTATTGTTTTGGAGACCCATACCTGCTCCACCTATTACATATCTACCAAATGGACTATACCCAATGTCGCTATTGTATCTACCAATAAAGCCCATATTTGCTTTTGCTCTAAGTACTAACTTACCTACAACAGGCGTGTACCAATCGGCGTCAAACATCCATTTGTGACCTTCTATCCATAGTTTTTCTCCGGCAGATTTGTTTCCACCTAGAAGTGAGTATGGAGGGTTGAAAGTTCCAGTCAATGAGAAGGACGATCCAGATCTCGTAAATTGTGGGTTGTCTAAACTATATCTCGAAATATTAACATTCAATGAAATGTCGTTTGCTTGTCCGTTTTGGAAGTTTCTAAGAAGGAAACTGTTTTCAACATCATAGAATTGGTAAGCTAGGGTACTACTCAATTGGAAGTTTCTATCTGGCCAGTTTAATCTTTTTCCGTATGTTACAGATGCTCCAGTGTTACGGAAGAATCCTTGATATGCGGAGCCACCGAATCCTAGTCCACCACTAATGCCCCCAAATGGGCTAAAACCACCTGAGTTACCGTATAGCTTTTCATATCTCTCGGCAATTTTGCTATAATCCTGAACCGAGTGGAAAAGGCTAACTGAGAATGAGTTTGGCTTTCTGCCACCTAACCAAGGCTCTGTGAATGAAACACTATAGTTTTGAAATCCTCCATTGGCTTGAAAACGAATTGCAAATTTTTGACCGTCACCTTTAGGGAGTGGCTTGTATTCCTTCAGTTTTGCTATTTTTCTGATTGCAAAATTGTTAAAGACAATTCCGAATGTTCCTACAAATCCTTGTAGACCGCCCCAACCTCCAGAAAGCTCAATTTGGTCATTACTTTTTTCTTCTACATTATATTCAATGTCAACAGTACCGTCAGCTTGTGGAACTGGTCTTGGTTCAATTGTTTGAGGATCAAAATAACCAAGTTTCGAAAGCATTTGAGTTGTTTCAATCAAATCCGTTTTACTGAATTTTTGACCAGGCTTAGTTAGGATTTCTCTCATCACCACGTGATCAGATGTTTTGGTATTCCCGTTAAGTATGATCTTATTAATGATAGCTTGTTTTCCTTCATTAATTCTCATCTCAACATCAATAGAATCTCCTTCTATTGCGATTTCAATAGGGTTACAGCTAAAATATAAGTAACCGTCGTCCATGTAGAATGAGCTGACATCGTTACGTGGAATTCCATTAATTTTCTTGTCAAGTTCTTCGGGATTATATAAATCACCTTTCTTAATACCTAAAATTAGAGCTAAGGTATCGGACGCATGAAGGTAATTTCCGGTCCACGTTATGTTTCTATAGTAAAATCTACTTCCCTCATTGATGTCCATATATAAGTCGATGTTACCATTATCTTTATAGACAATAGAATCATTAACAACTTGTGCATTTCTATAGCCTCTTTTATTTAAAAAAGAGACGAGAGCAACTTTATCTTCTTTAAACTTACTTGGAATGTATTTTGAGGGAGTGAAAACACGCAATGGAGCTCTTTCTTTGGTGCCTTTCATTTTTGACAATGCTTTCCAAAGTGGAACTTCTTCAATTCCAGTTACCGTGATTTTGTCAATCTTAACTTTGTTTTTCTTGTCAATATTGAAAACTAAAGTAGCATTGTTAAGCCTCAAGGTATCATCAATTTGCTGAACTTGAACAGCAGTGTTCAAAAAGCCTTTTTTGATATAGTGCTTTTTAATAGAAAGCTGGATGTTTTTGACCAAAGATTCGGTGATAACCTTTCCTCTATTGGTCTCAATATCTTCCATCAAGGTTTCTTTTTCAGTTTTCTTGATGCCTTTAAGCTCCATTTTGTTCAATCTTGGTCGCTCCTTAAGTGCGATTTCAAGAAAAACTTTGTTGCCTTCTATTTTTAAGATGTTGATCTCAACATCTTCAATAATTCCTTGATCCATCAGTCTCCTTAGAGCGGAGCTAATTGCTTCTCCAGGGATTTTAATTTGATCATTAACACTCAGTCCAGAAACGGAAATAAGTGTATTTGGATCTAGGAATCGAACTCCAGTGACCTCAATTCCTCCAATTGTGTAGCTCTTAGGATTGTCATAATCCAATTCATCAGAATTATTTTCTGTTTGAGCTTTGTTTGTTCCTCCAATACCTATCTTAAACTGCCCAAAAGTAGCAGAAGATATACTTAATAGTAAAGATAAGAAAAGTGTGATTTTGATTTTTTGAAGCATAAATGCTTATTGTTTTGTCTTGATTTGATCGCCCGTTTTTCCAAATCTCCTTTCGCGAGTTTGGTACACTTGTACGGCATGAAATAAATTTTCTTTCCTGAATTCGGGCCAATAGATATCATCTAAAAATAGCAATTCGGCATATGCCGATTGCCATAATAAATAATTGCTAATTCTATGATCCCCACCTGTACGTATCATAAGGTCTACATCTGGGCTATCGTCTGTTGCCAGAAATTGACCAAAGTATTGCTCAGTGATATCTTTAACTGCTATTTCTTTATTAACAGCTTTCGCTGCTATGGCTTTCACTGCTTGAATAATATCCCACTTGCCACTGTAACTAAGTGCCAAGTTGAGCGTTAACCCAGTGTTGCCTTTTGTTTGATCAATTGCTTCTAACAATTGATTTTTTGTCTTAGAAGGTAATGAGTCTATATCACCTATTGCCTTCAATCGGACATTGTTTTTTTGTAAGTCAGGAACTTCAGCTTTGATAGTTTTTATCAGTAACTTCATGATACCATCAACTTCCATTTTGGGTCTATCCCAGTTTTCTGTTGAAAACGTGTAAAGCGTAAGAAAGCCTATTCCAAGTTCACCACAACCTTCTACGGTTTCTTTTACAGCTTTAATACCATGATGGTGACCAAAGATTCGCATGGCACCACGCTCCTTTGCCCATCTTCCATTTCCGTCCATTATAACGGCGATATGACGGGGTAGATTGCCTTTATCTATTTTTTCTTCCTCCACTATTATTATTGTGCCAATAGGTTGTTTTAGCTTTGATATAAGTATAAAATGACTGCAAAAGTAGCTAAATAAAAAGGGATAAAAAAGGCTTTAAGAATTGTTAACGTGGATTAGGGCAGTGAACCTTATAAAACACATAGCTTACTGAGAAATTTAGGTAAAAATACATGTCATATAAATGTGTATTAGGAACGTTAAACTTGGCCAATGGTAAATTACCTGAAGCAGATACAGTCTTATTTGATCCTAGGGTGCCGTCGTCATCTTTTTTTATATAACCAAAGCTGTCAAATGTATCCATGCTTAACTTTCTAGCCCCAAACTCGGCTCCGATATTCCAATTACTCTTCCAAACTTTTTTATATCCCAATCCAAAAACAATTGAGTTGTCTGAGTAGGGTTTGGTGGTTTCATCACTGTAAGTATAAATACCACCAGGTGCTGAGATATCAAGTGAGTTATTCTTTCTATTTAGTAAAGTCCATGAATTGTAGCCAACAAATAGGTACGGACTTCCTTCAGACTTTCTCAGATTTCTAGATGATCTAAAATCTAGAAAGTTATATTCTATTTGTCCGCCATATTCTAATAGTTGGGAAGAGAATTCATATCCTCGTGCTCTATGTTGGGGTGCTTGTACTCTTTTGTCTTTTCCGCCAACAAAACCAAATATGCCTTGTCCTTTGATGGATAGGGCGGGTATAATATTATACCTCACAAAACCGCCTCCAGCTGGTCGACCAGAAAAAGGATTATAACGTGGTTGCAGGTCACCTTTATATTGAAGAAGTCCTGCACTTCCACCTATTTCTAATTTTTGAGCACTTGCATCTAATGTTGCAATGCACAAAATAATTAGAAATGGATACGTTATTTTACCTATGGACTTCAATTTTGGTGTTTTTGGTGGTGCAAAGATAATACAATTATGGATTGTGGTATCAAAACGCAAATTATGCTCATTTTAGCATAATAAAGTCAGGTTTTTTACTTGATTTTAAAATCCAGTCATACATTTGAAATAACTTTTGTCCAATTTTTGGCCAAGTGAAGTTATTTTTCACGAGTTCATAACCTTCTATTCCTATCTGCTCAAGTTCTTCGTTACTTTTCGAGATAAATGATAGGAGTTCTTTACTTAGAACTTCTGGATCAGTTTCTATTTTAATGGCTGCTTTTTGAATAAAACCTTCTGGTATGTTGCATGCAGTTGTCATTAGTACTGGTTTTGAGTGAGCCCATGCTTCTAAAATTACCATTGGGAAGCCTTCGCTGTATGAGGGAAGAATAAATGCATCGCAGTTTTGAAATACTTTATCCTTTTCAGTTTCAAATACTGCTTTTTTTATGAAAACACAGTTTTCTAAACCCAAAGAAACAATTTGTCTTTCAATTTTTTCTTGATAGGATTTTTCTCCCCAACCATGAATAACCAATTCGTAAATTGGCTCAAACTGAGCCTTAATAAGACTGATAGCTTTTATTAGTGGCTCTAAACCTTTTTTGGGATCTATTCTACTTAAAAAAAGAAGTGTTTTCTTTGCTTTATTCTTAGTTGGGAATATTTGATTTTGTCCAAGATTAATACCATTTGGAATAATTGCAATAGGGTTTTTGAAACCTAATTTTCGAATGGTCTCATATTCACTTAAGTTGAGAGCATGGATGCATGCAGCGTTTTCCAATGATTTACGTTCGAAAGTCGCTAATGCAATTCTTTTCTTAAAGTCAATCGTCCATGGATCTAGCATGCCATGTGGACTAACCACATAGGGGATTCTTAAATAATTTGAGACTTTAAGTATAGTTCTTGATTGTGATGTCCATAGCATGTGCGAATGCATTATGCTTGGCTTGCTTTTTAAAATGGCTTTTTCTAGCCCAGCAATTTGATGGATGATAGGAATAGATTGCTGTAAAGCGGTACAAGGAATACCACTCCATCTGTGTTCATCATCTTTTAAATGCTTGTCTTCTTTTCCAATTACTTCAATGCTGTAATCCTGCGAACTTTGAATTTGCAGAGCATGATTAAGAGCAACTTGAAAAACTCCACCACCATCACGAGATAGTGATCCAGGTAGTTGAACGACCTTCACTTGGTATACTTTTTTTACAAAGATACTACTTAATTACTGGACACTGAATCTTGTTGCTTATGATGTAGCTTATAGTGAATTGAGTAAGGAAGTAACTATCAGGTCTACCAGATGATCCTCTTCTTTTTCCATTGTCGTCTGCCGCACTAAACCCTTCAACACTAGCGAAAAGATTTCTGTCTAATGGGTTCGTACTAATGCCATTAACCTTACTTGCATCACTTGCGATTTGAGATAAGATTGGGATTCTATTTTCACCTGTTCTTGAAAATACTTCTGTCGAACGCTGAGCAAGTGCCGCACTTGTAGGTCCAAAATTCCTTGATAATTCATTTGGATCAGCATATTGGTCGTTTCCTACATCATCCAAATAATCGGAAGGCGAAATTCTTAAGCCACCTTCTATGGTAAAGTCCCACTTATCATTGATTTTATACCTGATTCCAAATCCAACAGGAATCACAGCTTGTACCAAAGAATATGGTTTGTCAGGATTAGATGGAAGTCCTTGCCCAACAGTCTTAAGGTCACGCAATGCAATCCAATTGTCTTTCTTTTTTTCTCCAACTGCTAATTCACTAGGAAGGTATGCCATTGGGTTATGTGCAATAAAACCAGCACCAATACTTACATATGGCATAAAGGTTTTTCTACCTCTAGGTCCTTTTGAGTACTGAGGTAAGATGTTGAATACCCCAGAAATGGTAAACTCTTTTATATCATTTCGGAAATGTAAGTTTCTTACATAGTTTCGCCATAAAACCTCTGGTTCAGCTTGAGCGAATGTGTAATCGTCTCCTAAAATTCGAGCCCAAGTGAACTGAACCCTAGCTGCTGCTTGAGGCGTAAAATATCTTGTGTAATTTATTGTTCCGTTCCAGCGTACGTTTTTGTACAAACTGTGATAAAAAAAACGATAAGGAGCCAAATCTCCAAAATAGTGAGATGACCCTCCTCCAATTCCAACAGTAGTGTATTGATTTACCACTTTTTGTGGGCTGAAAAGTCCCCCTTGAGCAAATGCTGATGCTTGTGCAAGGCACATTGCAACTATGGCGGTCAAAACGATTGAATTTCTAGTTTTCCTCATTACAAATTTATTCATGCTCAAGAGC
This portion of the Spirosomataceae bacterium TFI 002 genome encodes:
- a CDS encoding EamA-like transporter family protein: MINRFFFMNSTLKDYLFLHFLVVILGFTAILGRFIEINPVALVFFRTAIASSAIALILFIKKESFRVPSGLLVKLCLAGVILAFHWVCFFGSARLATISVSLVTFSTTSFFTSIVEPLGTGKRISRREVILGGLAILGIILIFNFESQYYLGILVGLLGALLVAVYSTSNVIMTHKLPSRLINFYQLLAAAFCLLVCYPFFLALDWIEIDSTFPTSVGWMWLFILGTICTVFPHIAIVTLLRRFSAFTVNLSLNMEPIYGIGLALLFFGETEHMSVGFYFGSALILLSVCLHAYWDRQKKALKVEPEGLSK
- a CDS encoding periplasmic chaperone for outer membrane proteins Skp, with product MKIKLLVTLIAVGLLSTFSINAQTVKVGYTNIDFILSSIPDSKDVQTKLSTEKAQYDKLIQEKIAGFQKDYEDFQKLMQAGTVSAVIRQDKEKSLQNKQNEIQEFQQNSETALQAKYQQLLSPVMDKIQKAIDEVAKANGYTYVFNSDAGAGTTPIVLVAPEQDNITTLVLKQMGVEVPAEN
- a CDS encoding periplasmic chaperone for outer membrane proteins Skp, with product MKRAFFLIVLSLISSASFAQKFGFTDSEYILSKMPAYKEAMETMNKYSDQWVKDIKDKYDELEKMNIAYQQEEILLTEEMKQKRIAELKRKENEVKNLNNEVFGLNGQLFLKKKEILKPLMDEFYNAAEKVARQKKLAIIFDKASDISMIYTDPRHDYTDYIMEELGLVEKK
- a CDS encoding Beta-barrel assembly machine subunit BamA, which produces MLQKIKITLFLSLLLSISSATFGQFKIGIGGTNKAQTENNSDELDYDNPKSYTIGGIEVTGVRFLDPNTLISVSGLSVNDQIKIPGEAISSALRRLMDQGIIEDVEINILKIEGNKVFLEIALKERPRLNKMELKGIKKTEKETLMEDIETNRGKVITESLVKNIQLSIKKHYIKKGFLNTAVQVQQIDDTLRLNNATLVFNIDKKNKVKIDKITVTGIEEVPLWKALSKMKGTKERAPLRVFTPSKYIPSKFKEDKVALVSFLNKRGYRNAQVVNDSIVYKDNGNIDLYMDINEGSRFYYRNITWTGNYLHASDTLALILGIKKGDLYNPEELDKKINGIPRNDVSSFYMDDGYLYFSCNPIEIAIEGDSIDVEMRINEGKQAIINKIILNGNTKTSDHVVMREILTKPGQKFSKTDLIETTQMLSKLGYFDPQTIEPRPVPQADGTVDIEYNVEEKSNDQIELSGGWGGLQGFVGTFGIVFNNFAIRKIAKLKEYKPLPKGDGQKFAIRFQANGGFQNYSVSFTEPWLGGRKPNSFSVSLFHSVQDYSKIAERYEKLYGNSGGFSPFGGISGGLGFGGSAYQGFFRNTGASVTYGKRLNWPDRNFQLSSTLAYQFYDVENSFLLRNFQNGQANDISLNVNISRYSLDNPQFTRSGSSFSLTGTFNPPYSLLGGNKSAGEKLWIEGHKWMFDADWYTPVVGKLVLRAKANMGFIGRYNSDIGYSPFGRYVIGGAGMGLQNNNAIGVELIGLRGYDEGVVYQPTLAERSDEIGQSTSNLSYSRQGGIIYNKYTMELRYPISLNQSATIYALTFLEAGNSWGSYKDFNPFQLRRSAGVGVRVMMAAFGLLGFDYGKGFDPIPGVPSQGLKSFTFSIGQQIR
- a CDS encoding undecaprenyl diphosphate synthase yields the protein MEEEKIDKGNLPRHIAVIMDGNGRWAKERGAMRIFGHHHGIKAVKETVEGCGELGIGFLTLYTFSTENWDRPKMEVDGIMKLLIKTIKAEVPDLQKNNVRLKAIGDIDSLPSKTKNQLLEAIDQTKGNTGLTLNLALSYSGKWDIIQAVKAIAAKAVNKEIAVKDITEQYFGQFLATDDSPDVDLMIRTGGDHRISNYLLWQSAYAELLFLDDIYWPEFRKENLFHAVQVYQTRERRFGKTGDQIKTKQ
- a CDS encoding poly(glycerol-phosphate) alpha-glucosyltransferase, encoding MKVVQLPGSLSRDGGGVFQVALNHALQIQSSQDYSIEVIGKEDKHLKDDEHRWSGIPCTALQQSIPIIHQIAGLEKAILKSKPSIMHSHMLWTSQSRTILKVSNYLRIPYVVSPHGMLDPWTIDFKKRIALATFERKSLENAACIHALNLSEYETIRKLGFKNPIAIIPNGINLGQNQIFPTKNKAKKTLLFLSRIDPKKGLEPLIKAISLIKAQFEPIYELVIHGWGEKSYQEKIERQIVSLGLENCVFIKKAVFETEKDKVFQNCDAFILPSYSEGFPMVILEAWAHSKPVLMTTACNIPEGFIQKAAIKIETDPEVLSKELLSFISKSNEELEQIGIEGYELVKNNFTWPKIGQKLFQMYDWILKSSKKPDFIMLK